Genomic segment of Aliiroseovarius sp. M344:
ACCCTTCTGGTCGTTGACGGCCTGACCGGGCAGGTCGCCGTCGAGGTCGCGCAAGAGTTTGATGACAAGGTCGGCATCTCTGGCGTGGTTCTGACCCGTATGGATGGTGATGGTCGCGGTGGTGCGGCGCTGTCCATGCGTGCTGTCACCGGCAAGCCGATCAAGTATGTCGGCCTTGGCGAAAAGATGGACGCGCTGGAAACCTTCGAACCTGAGCGGATCGCCGGTCGTATCCTTGGCATGGGCGACATCGTTTCGCTGGTCGAAAAAGCCCAGGAAACCATCGAGGCCGAACAGGCCGAGCGCATGATGAAGCGCTTCCAGAAAGGTCAGTTCAACATGAACGACCTGAAGATGCAGCTGGAACAGATGATCAAGATGGGTGGCATGCAGGGTGTCATGGGGATGATGCCGGGCATGGGCAAGATGGCCAAACAGGCCGAGGCCGCCGGCATGGATGACAAGGTTCTGAAACGCCAGATCGCCCTGATCCAGTCCATGACCAAACGCGAACGCGCCAACCCCCAGCTTCTGCAGGCCAGCCGCAAGAAACGGATCGCCAAAGGGGCTGGGCTGGAAGTGTCCGAGCTGAACAAGCTTCTGAAAATGCAGCGCCAGATGGGCGACATGATGAAGAAGATGGGCAAGATGGGCAAAGGCAAGATGCTGAAACAAGCCATGTCTGGCATGTTCGGCAAAGGCGGCGGAATGCCCCCCGGCATGGACCCGTCGTCGATGGACCCGAAAGCGCTTGAGCAAGCGGCCAAAGCCATGGGCGGCAAGTTGCCCGGACTTGGTGGCGCGGGACTGCCCTCCGGCCTGTCTGGTTTCGGGAAGAAAAAGTAACATGATATCGCCCGTCACCCTTCCCTGCCCCGGCGCCCATATCGCCGAAGCTGCCCGCAAGGCACTTCCCGTTCTGCGCACAGAGCGGCTGGTGCTACGCGCGCCGGTGCTGGACGATTTCGCGGTGTTCCAACGGCTGTTCTCGCTGCCCTCAGCGAAGTTCATGGGACAGACACCGGGTGACGAGGATATCTGGGCACAGTTCACCAACTATGCCGCCGGATGGGTCCTGCGTGGTGACGGCATGTTTACCGTGTGTCACGACGACACCATCGTGGGCTTTGTCTTCGCCGGTGTCGAACCCGGCGACCAAGCGATTGAGCTTGGCTTTTTCATCGCGCCCGAAGCCCAACGTCAGGGCTTTGCATTCGAAGCTGCCAATGCCGCCTTGGCGCATCTGCGCAGCATCGGGCCAGATATGATCGTCAGCTATGTCGATCCCGCCAACACCGCCAGTCAGGCACTGGTCGCGAAGCTTGGTGGTCAACAGACCGGTACATTGGATGGGTCGCTGGTCTTCTCTTATGCGCTGGACGGCGATGGCAGCCCGGAGGCGTATTCATGACGCTTTCGCTCAACATTCCTGTTCTGACAACAGATCGCTTGGTTATGCGCGCGCCTTGTGAAGCCGACTTCACCGCCGAGGCGGATTTCTATACATCAGACGCGTCCAAGTTCGTTGGCGGACCGATGCCAGCCCACCGCACTTGGCGGTTGCTGGCAACCATTCTGGGCCATTGGGTGATGCGCGGATACGGTTTTTGGGCGCTCGACGACAAGGCGACAGGCACGTATCAGGGCCGCGTCGGCTTGTGGTTCCCGCATGGTTGGTCCGAGCGAGAGATCGGGTGGACCCTGATGCCAAATGCGATTGGCAAGGGCTACGCGACCGAGGCTGCAGCTGCAGCCCGGGCACATGCTTACGGCGCGCTTGGCTGGGACACGGCAATCTCGCAGATCGATCCGGAAAACGAAGCCTCGAAAGCCGTCGCGCGCCGTTTGGATGCACGTTTCGAGGCCATGTATGAAGACCCGGAATACGGTCCGACTGAAATCTGGCGACACCCAGCCCCGGAGGATTGCCAATGACCGACGCCGTCACCCTCGCCGATGAACTTTTGAAAGAACATCGCCAGTCGATAGACCGGCTGGATGCGATCCTGGTCTATACGCTGGGCGAACGCTTCAAGCACACGCAGGCGGTCGGCAAGCTGAAGGCCGAACATGACCTGCCGCCCTCTGACCCGGCGCGCGAGGCCAAACAAATCGAACGTCTGGAAGACCTGGCACGCCTTGCCGATCTGGACCCCGAATTCGCCAAAGAATTCCTGAACTTCATCATTGATGAGGTGATCAGGCATCACAAGAAACACCAAGAATGATTGGGGCCAGGCCCCGCTCAAATAGCTAGTAAAAAGGAAAACTCTCATGGCTATGAAAATTCGTCTCGCCCGTGGCGGCTCGAAAAAACGTCCCTTCTACCGCGTTGTCGCAACAGACTCGCGCATGCCGCGCGATGGTCGCTTCATCGAAAAGCTGGGCACCTATAACCCGCTGCTGCCGAAAGATTCGGAAGAGCGTGTAAAGCTGGACATGGAACGCGTTCAGTACTGGCTGGACCAAGGCGCGCAGCCGTCTGACCGTGTGTCGCGCTTCCTTGAAGCTGCTGGCGTTCTGGAGAAGAAAGAGCGCGCGAACCTGAAAAAAGGTGCGCCCGGCAAGAAAGCCCAAGACCGCGTACAGGAAAAGGCTGACAAAGCCGCTGCCGCTGCTGAAGCTGCTGCTGCCCCTGCCGAAGCCCCAGCTGAAGAGGCACCCGCCGAAGAAGCAACTGCTGAATAATTATTTCCAAGCAGGAGCGGATCTGACATGCACACCTTTTCCAAGGCGTTTCAGTCGGATCTTGAAGATCTGATGCGTTGGCGGCGCGATGTGCGCCGCTTTCGCCCAGACCCAGTGGACGAGGCGCTCCTGCAGGAGTGCCTCGACGCGTTTTTGCTGGCCCCTTCTGTGGGGTTGTCAGAACCGTGGCGGGTGATCCGCGTGGACAGCGCGCAGGCGCGCGCTGCGGCGTTGGCCAATTTCAGCACTGCCAACAATGAAGCGTTGCGCGGGTATTCCGGTGACAAGGCCCAGCTTTATGCCGGGTTGAAGCTGTCCGGGATGCAAGATGCCCCGATCCAATTGGCCGTATTCAGCGACGAAGCGACAGACAAAGGCGCCCAGCTGGGCGCAGGCACCATGCCCGAGATGCGACGCTATTCGGTCGTGTCGGCCATCATGTTGTTCTGGCTGGCGGCGCGCGCACGCGGACTTGGCTTGGGTTGGGTGTCGAT
This window contains:
- a CDS encoding chorismate mutase, which translates into the protein MTDAVTLADELLKEHRQSIDRLDAILVYTLGERFKHTQAVGKLKAEHDLPPSDPAREAKQIERLEDLARLADLDPEFAKEFLNFIIDEVIRHHKKHQE
- the bluB gene encoding 5,6-dimethylbenzimidazole synthase; its protein translation is MHTFSKAFQSDLEDLMRWRRDVRRFRPDPVDEALLQECLDAFLLAPSVGLSEPWRVIRVDSAQARAAALANFSTANNEALRGYSGDKAQLYAGLKLSGMQDAPIQLAVFSDEATDKGAQLGAGTMPEMRRYSVVSAIMLFWLAARARGLGLGWVSILDPDQLCRDLDVPKDWQLVGYFCLGWPETVDDSPELEQSGWEARRGALLVERR
- a CDS encoding GNAT family N-acetyltransferase, whose amino-acid sequence is MISPVTLPCPGAHIAEAARKALPVLRTERLVLRAPVLDDFAVFQRLFSLPSAKFMGQTPGDEDIWAQFTNYAAGWVLRGDGMFTVCHDDTIVGFVFAGVEPGDQAIELGFFIAPEAQRQGFAFEAANAALAHLRSIGPDMIVSYVDPANTASQALVAKLGGQQTGTLDGSLVFSYALDGDGSPEAYS
- a CDS encoding GNAT family N-acetyltransferase, whose amino-acid sequence is MTLSLNIPVLTTDRLVMRAPCEADFTAEADFYTSDASKFVGGPMPAHRTWRLLATILGHWVMRGYGFWALDDKATGTYQGRVGLWFPHGWSEREIGWTLMPNAIGKGYATEAAAAARAHAYGALGWDTAISQIDPENEASKAVARRLDARFEAMYEDPEYGPTEIWRHPAPEDCQ
- the rpsP gene encoding 30S ribosomal protein S16, which gives rise to MAMKIRLARGGSKKRPFYRVVATDSRMPRDGRFIEKLGTYNPLLPKDSEERVKLDMERVQYWLDQGAQPSDRVSRFLEAAGVLEKKERANLKKGAPGKKAQDRVQEKADKAAAAAEAAAAPAEAPAEEAPAEEATAE
- the ffh gene encoding signal recognition particle protein, with amino-acid sequence MFESLSDRLSGVFDRLTKQGALSEDDVKTALREVRVALLEADVSLAVARDFVKKVQEQATGQAVTKSVTPGQQVVKIVHDALVEVLTGEGEPGALKIDTPPAPILMVGLQGGGKTTTTAKLAKRLQEKDGKRVLMASLDVYRPAAMDQLAILGTQIGVDTLPIVPGQKPVDIAKRAKQQATMGGYDVYMLDTAGRLHIDEVLMDEVEQVSKVVTPRETLLVVDGLTGQVAVEVAQEFDDKVGISGVVLTRMDGDGRGGAALSMRAVTGKPIKYVGLGEKMDALETFEPERIAGRILGMGDIVSLVEKAQETIEAEQAERMMKRFQKGQFNMNDLKMQLEQMIKMGGMQGVMGMMPGMGKMAKQAEAAGMDDKVLKRQIALIQSMTKRERANPQLLQASRKKRIAKGAGLEVSELNKLLKMQRQMGDMMKKMGKMGKGKMLKQAMSGMFGKGGGMPPGMDPSSMDPKALEQAAKAMGGKLPGLGGAGLPSGLSGFGKKK